The following coding sequences are from one Leguminivora glycinivorella isolate SPB_JAAS2020 chromosome 7, LegGlyc_1.1, whole genome shotgun sequence window:
- the LOC125228414 gene encoding DNA oxidative demethylase ALKBH2-like isoform X2, whose product MNSLSEIDTTSIKWKTIRKEGLDLDYAVAIPRSIANNILKELEKTLEYFKGDLAKITVFGKEYPLPRQQVAYGDPGICYKYSGKTIPALPWPAPVLALRNFLESIKGIKYDFVLVNKYRNGNDHMGEHRDNEPELDPTYPIASISFGQERPFVLKHKNARKPGPEKKQIAPVKIDLEHGSILFMNPPTNDIWYHSLPTRKKLLGVRINLTFRKMRMK is encoded by the exons ATGAACTCGTTATCCGAAATCGACACGACTTCAATTAAATGGAAAACAATACGCAAAGAAGGGCTGGATTTAGACTACGCTGTAGCTATACCTAGAAGCATTGCCAACAACATCTTAAAGGAACTAGAAAAGACATTGGAATATTTTAAAGGGGATCTAGCAAAAATAAC CGTTTTTGGCAAAGAGTATCCTTTGCCTAGACAGCAAGTGGCGTATGGGGATCCAGGAATATGTTATAAATATTCTGGAAAAACTATACCAGCGTTGCCGTGGCCAGCACCAGTTCTTGCTTTGCGAAATTTCCTCGAGAGTATAAAAGGGATTAAGTACGATTTTGTCCTAGTAAACAA GTACAGGAATGGCAATGACCATATGGGTGAACATAGAGACAATGAACCTGAATTAGACCCCACGTACCCCATCGCTTCCATATCGTTCGGTCAAGAACGACCTTTTGttcttaaacacaaaaatgCGAGAAAACCTGGCCCAGAAAAAAAGCAGATAGCTCCAG TTAAAATTGACCTGGAACATGGGAGTATATTGTTCATGAATCCGCCTACGAACGATATTTGGTACCATTCATTACCAACTAGAAAAAAGTTGCTAGGTGTTAGAATTAACTTAACATTTCGGaaaatgcgtatgaaataa
- the LOC125228283 gene encoding MICOS complex subunit MIC10-like, whose product MAKGKEPVDEFSAKLDMCLTDGVVKTGGGLVLGSLASLLFLGRRKWPILTGIGMGMGIAYANCEFQLNPKKSTS is encoded by the exons ATGGCGAAAGGAAAAGAACCTGTCGACGAGTTCTCAGCGAAGCTGGACATGTGTCTCACGGACGGAGTTGTTAAAACCG GAGGTGGCCTGGTACTAGGATCGCTGGCATCCCTGCTCTTCCTCGGCAGGCGGAAATGGCCCATCCTCACCGGCATAGGCATGGGCATGGGCATTGCGTATGCCAACTGTGAATTTCAATTAAATCCCAAGAAGTCCACTTCATAG
- the LOC125228414 gene encoding uncharacterized protein LOC125228414 isoform X1: MYVAFRWLWGLCFAMWLGLCCLDMYLTQYKTSIYLSTAITPYKVYKYSNESLLKDVKMEKITQNWHLRKKKKHHRIAYLHYVTFLAGAIALFVYNKRALLATYCRSKIIIPLHFFELQNCLKIIADYVSVAMLKLWRFLKEKLQNYPCIIEQSENGQNTNLSLLKRMKDLVRDRKAIGQILMAAIEENKNIRRQCQLEIIAKNRLLRYVKDTQNVMKENKSRYVDFQQLYMTTSKENCLMKMTIKKLQKEKMEAEKNLLELINIVYRSRNNDLKAYCTRFIVHTKKNLLNSDVGAEIHKFLQKSKPVITVVDEKLHFSNNDLLTPRVTEIMDDDDNFASYGSTGPKLRGLPGEYVWTAKNKDGIIEKLYEYECGAHSDNGETIRRIREYSVFHDKDSLVDQTSLAASIPTFPSLSASATRLRLDIKSFSSQGFLTKILLKSVPLQLPPSAETPPLPYMASVCDS; this comes from the exons atgtatgtTGCATTCAGATGGTTGTGGGGATTGTGCTTTGCCATGTGGCTGGGTCTTTGCTGTCTGGATATGTATTTGACCCAGTATAAGACTAGCATATATCTAA GTACTGCCATCACTCCTTATAAGGTTTACAAATATAGCAACGAATCTTTATTAAAAGacgtaaaaatggaaaaaataacCCAAAACTGGCATctaagaaaaaagaaaaagcaCCATCGGATCGCCTATCTACACTATGTAACATTTTTGGCTGGCGCAATTGCTTTGTTCGTTTACAATAAGAGAGCCTTGCTGGCCACATACTGCAGAAGTAAGATTATTATACCAttacattttttcgaacttcAAAACTGTTTAAAAATAATCGCCGATTATGTAAGTGTTGCCATGCTCAAATTATGGAGATTTCTAAAGGAAAAACTGCAAAATTACCCATGCATCATTGAGCAATCTGAAAATGGACAGAACACTAATTTATCATTACTTAAAAGGATGAAGGACCTTGTGCGTGATCGTAAAGCTATAGGGCAGATTTTAATGGCAGCCATTGAAGAGAACAAGAATATCAGGCGACAATGTCAGTTAGAAATCATTGCCAAAAATCGGCTTCTACGTTACGTTAAAGATACTCAAAATGTAATGAAGGAGAACAAATCGCGCTACGTAGATTTCCAGCAACTTTACATGACAACATCAAAAGAAAACTGTTTAATGAAAATGACTATTAAAAAActgcagaaagaaaaaatggaagCAGAGAAAAATCTATTAGAGTTGATAAATATCGTTTATAGGTCGAGAAATAACGATCTAAAGGCCTATTGCACAAGATTTATTGTGCACACGAAGAAAAACTTACTGAATTCTGACGTCGGCGCTGAAATACACAAGTTTTTGCAAAAATCTAAGCCTGTGATAACTGTAGTTGACGAAAAATTGCACTTTTCAAACAACGATCTTTTAACTCCTCGGGTAACTGAAATTATGGATGACGATGATAATTTTGCGAGTTATGGGTCCACTGGACCCAAACTACGTGGTCTACCAGGCGAATACGTCTGGACAGCTAAAAATAAGGACGGCATTATTGAGAAGCTGTACGAGTATGAATGTGGTGCTCATTCAGATAATGGTGAAACTATACGGAGGATACGAGAATATTCTGTATTTCATGATAAAGATAGTCTTGTTGATCAGACGAG cTTGGCTGCTTCCATCCCAACTTTCCCAAGCCTAAGTGCGAGTGCTACAAGGTTAAGGCTCGATATTAAATCCTTCTCAAGCCAAGGATTCCTAACGAAGATCTTACTTAAAAGCGTTCCTTTACAATTGCCGCCCAGCGCTGAAACACCTCCGTTACCCTATATGGCGAGTGTTTGTGATTCGTAG
- the LOC125228413 gene encoding tetratricopeptide repeat protein 30A — translation MDYMQIKDGQYTKTIYTMIKEARYEDAIKALNDAINFNPNRAGLSLLGYCYYRTQAFVEAANCYEQLSAMHPDVPEYKLYFAQALYEASMFDESYKVTMQITAPELERTVIKLQSAIKYAEEDTGAAKSLVDSYIQDDVDKDINLGCLLYKDSQYEEALQKFSRSLSVLGFNAHLHYNVALCYFKLKEYPQALKHITLVIERGIRDHPELAVGMQAETSEVKSVGNTLTLHETALTEVFNLKAAIEYQLKNVEAAREALNDMPPRQEHELDAVTLHNVALTSIDIKPTDGFEKLHFLLQQDPFPPETFANLLLLYCKFEYYDLAADVLAENAQFTYKYLTPYLYDFLDAIITSQTSPEEAFQKYEDIASKHAEQLRKLTKVVQESRSQGDNDQVKKAVVEYEEALERYIPVVMAQAKIYWDMENYGQVEKIFRKSVEFCNESDVWRLNVAHVLFMQENKYKEAASFYEPIVKKQYDNILDISAVVLANLCVSYIMTSQNEEAEDIMRKIEKEEEQQIFEDPHKKFYHLCIVNLVIGTLYCAKGNYEFGISRVIKSLEPFNKRLGTDTWFYAKRCFLSFLENLSKHLIVVKDNTIKDCLQFLEGCETYGQRVSTVIENPFQEEDANTKAKQTVTYEARLLRYMFNKLRNIDDSVTINKYEDLK, via the exons ATGGATTACATGCAAATTAAAGATGGACAGTATACTAAAACTATTTATACCATG ATAAAGGAAGCAAGGTACGAGGACGCCATAAAAGCACTCAATGATGCTATCAATTTTAACCCAAACAGAGCTGGACTGTCCTTGCTCGGTTATTGTTACTACAGGACTCAGGCCTTCGTCGAAGCAGCGAACTGCTACGAGCAACTGTCCGCTATGCACCCTGACGTGCCAGAGTACAAGCTCTACTTTGCACAGGCACTGTATGAGGCATCAATGTTTGATGAATCTTATAAAGTCACCATGCAAATTACGGCTCCAGAGTTAGAGCGAACGGTTATTAAACTACAATCAGCGATAAAATATGCAGAAGAAGATACCGGTGCTGCAAAAAGTCTTGTTGACTCGTATATTCAAGATGACGTTGACAAAGACATAAATCTGGGATGCTTGTTATACAAAGATAGCCAATACGAAGAAGCATTACAAAAGTTTTCTCGCAGTTTAAGTGTACTGGGTTTTAACGCGCATCTTCATTACAATGTAGCACTTTGCTACTTTAAACTGAAAGAATATCCTCAAGCATTGAAACACATCACCCTCGTTATTGAGAGAGGTATTCGTGATCACCCCGAGTTAGCCGTGGGCATGCAAGCCGAGACTTCCGAGGTCAAGTCAGTAGGAAACACTCTAACACTTCACGAGACAGCACTGACTGAGGTATTTAATCTTAAAGCGGCTATTGAGTACCAATTGAAAAATGTTGAAGCCGCAAGAGAGGCTCTCAACGACATGCCACCCAGACAGGAGCACGAACTAGACGCCGTTACTCTACACAACGTTGCCTTGACTTCTATTGATATAAAACCTACGGATGGCTTCGAAAAACTGCATTTTCTTTTACAACAAGACCCTTTCCCTCCAGAAACGTTTGCAAATTTGTTACTACTCTATTGTAAATTTGAGTATTATGATCTGGCTGCTGACGTGTTAGCTGAAAATGCGCAGtttacatataaatatttaacCCCTTACTTATACGATTTTTTGGATGCAATCATAACGAGTCAAACGTCGCCCGAGGAAGCTTTTCAGAAATACGAAGATATTGCATCTAAACATGCCGAACAACTAAGGAAGCTAACTAAAGTTGTTCAAGAAAGCAGGTCGCAAGGAGATAATGATCAGGTCAAGAAAGCTGTTGTGGAGTATGAAGAAGCCTTGGAAAGGTACATTCCAGTTGTGATGGCTCAAGCGAAAATATACTGGGACATGGAAAACTATGGCCAAGTGGAGAAAATTTTCCGGAAATCTGTTGAATTTTGCAACGAGTCCGACGTATGGCGCCTGAATGTAGCTCACGTTCTTTTCATGCAGGAGAATAAGTACAAAGAAGCTGCTAGCTTCTACGAGCCTATCGTCAAGAAACAATATGACAACATTCTGGATATTAGTGCAGTTGTTTTAGCGAATTTGTGCGTCTCTTATATCATGACATCCCAGAACGAAGAAGCTGAAGATATAATGCGAAAGATAGAAAAGGAGGAAGAACAGCAAATTTTTGAAGACCCGCATAAGAAGTTCTATCACTTATGCATCGTTAACTTGGTCATCGGAACTTTATATTGCGCTAAAGGGAACTATGAATTTGGGATCTCTAGAGTGATCAAATCTCTGGAGCCGTTTAACAAACGCCTCGGGACGGATACTTGGTTCTACGCAAAGCGCTGCTTTCTGTCTTTTCTGGAAAATCTTTCTAAACACTTGATTGTAGTTAAGGATAATACTATCAAAGATTGCCTGCAGTTTCTTGAGGGTTGTGAGACCTACGGTCAGCGAGTCAGTACTGTTATTGAGAATCCTTTTCAGGAAGAAGATGCGAATACAAAAGCGAAGCAGACAGTGACCTATGAAGCCCGTTTACTGCGATATATGTTCAATAAGCTAAGAAATATTGATGACTCTGTAACAATTAATAAGTATGAAGATTTAAAGTAA
- the LOC125228341 gene encoding COA8 family protein CG14806, mitochondrial, giving the protein MLSSRIYLRNSFLLLTSRNTSTTNEAKSMQTPNPTKINCDMVGPPDPVSNLRKVIYKQPANETDLEKRYRELRMEVQKWNQNFWTQHNSRFFQEREDYLKKNLPEGKQNLTADEMSVFYKAYLDKNWKAHITYNIEWYKKNITLLSLAIQVKLRRLFRLKSNK; this is encoded by the exons ATGTTGTCTAGTCGAATATATCTACGTAATTCCTTTCTATTACTAACATCCAGGAACACAAGTACTACAAATGAAGCAAAATCAATGCAAACACCGAATCCCACAAAAATCAACTGTGACATGGTTGGACCCCCTGATCCCGTGTCGAATTTACGAAAGGTTATTTACAAACAGCCTGCAAATGAAACGGATTTAGAAAAAAGGTACAGGGAGCTCCGGATGGAAGTTCAGAAATGGAACCAAAACTTCTGGACACAACACAATTCGAGATTTTTTCAG GAAAGAGAAGATTACCTTAAAAAGAACTTACCTGAAGGCAAACAGAACTTGACAGCTGATGAGATGAGTGTCTTCTACAAAGCCTACCTGGATAAAAACTGGAAAGCACACATTACTTATAATATAGAGTGGTACAAGAAAAATATTACTCTTTTAAGTTTAGCGATACAAGTGAAACTTAGAAGATTATTTAgattaaaaagtaataagtag